A single Diceros bicornis minor isolate mBicDic1 chromosome 7, mDicBic1.mat.cur, whole genome shotgun sequence DNA region contains:
- the PANX3 gene encoding pannexin-3: MSLAHTAAEYMLSDALLPDHRGPRLKRLRLELPLDRMVKFVAVGFPLLLMSLTFAQEFSSGSPISCFSPSNFSVHQAAYVDSSCWDSLVHHKQDELGWVKTKSLWPHKALPYSMLVLAVVMYLPVLLWQYAAVPVLSSDLLFIISELDKSYNRSIRLVQHMVKIQQKCSDPHVFWDELEKARKERYFEFPLLERYLACKQHSHSLVATYLMRNSLLLLFTSATYLYLGYFHLDIFFQEEFSCSIKTGLLSDETHIPDMITCRLTSLSVFWIVSLSSVAVYTLLVPVIIYNLTRLCQWDKRLLSIYEMLPAFDLLSRKMLGCPINDLNVILLFLRANISELISFSWLSVLCVLKDITTEKHNIDTVVDFMTLLAGLESSKPKHLTHQVCNENP; this comes from the exons ATGTCGCTTGCACACACAGCTGCAGAGTACATGCTCTCAGATGCCCTGCTGCCGGACCACAGGGGCCCTCGCCTCAAAAGACTGCGCCTGGAACTTCCCCTGGACCGGATGGTCAAGTTTGTAGCCGTGGGCTTCCCCTTGCTGCTGATGTCCCTGACATTTGCCCAGGAGTTCTCCTCCG GGTCTCCCATCAGCTGCTTCTCTCCCAGTAACTTCAGTGTCCATCAAGCTGCCTACGTGGACAGTTCTTGTTGGGACTCACTGGTTCACCACAAACAGGATGAGCTTGGCTGGGTCAAAACGAAATCCCTCTGGCCTCACAAG GCCCTCCCTTACTCCATGCTGGTCCTAGCTGTGGTCATGTACCTCCCAGTTCTGCTGTGGCAGTACGCAGCTGTGCCGGTCCTCAGCTCAGATCTGCTGTTCATCATCAGTGAACTGGACAAATCCTATAATCGCTCCATCCGCCTGGTGCAGCACATGGTGAAGATCCAGCAGAAGTGCTCGGACCCCCATGTTTTCTGGGATGAGCTGGAGAA GGCTCGGAAAGAACGATACTTTGAATTCCCCTTGCTAGAGCGGTACCTGGCATGTAAGCAGCACTCACATTCACTAGTGGCTACTTACCTCATGAGGAACTCCCTCTTGCTCCTCTTCACCTCAGCCACCTACCTGTACCTTGGCTACTTCCATCTGGATATCTTCTTCCAAGAGGAATTCAGCTGTTCCATCAAGACAGGGCTGCTAAGTGATGAGACTCACATCCCCGATATGATCACGTGCAGGCTGACCTCCCTGTCTGTTTTCTGGATTGTTAGTCTCTCCAGTGTGGCAGTATACACCCTATTGGTTCCAGTGATAATATACAACCTCACACGGCTATGTCAGTGGGACAAACGACTCCTATCCATCTATGAGATGCTCCCAGCTTTTGATCTCCTCAGTAGAAAGATGTTGGGATGCCCCATCAATGATCTCAACGTGATCCTTCTTTTCCTCCGAGCCAACATCTCTGAGCTCATCTCTTTTAGCTGGTTGAGTGTCTTATGTGTGTTGAAGGACATAACCACCGAGAAGCACAACATTGACACAGTGGTTGATTTCATGACTCTATTGGCTGGCTTAGAATCCTCTAAACCTAAACATCTCACCCACCAGGTGTGTAATGAAAACCCATAG